The sequence below is a genomic window from Nitrosomonas sp..
ATACGTCATTGGCATAAAATTCAACACGAACTGCGCCGACATCGTCAAATACATTGAACGTCACCGGTTTGATGCCAGAAACCACTTCCCCAGAGATTGGCGATGTAATCCCGATTCTCGGGCTTTGCGTATCGGACGAGCTGGAATTGTTTCTTACAGAAATCGCCACGTTACCGGAAATATACTGCTGACCCTTTGCATCGAAGGCATGAGCCGTCAATACATAATCACCGTCAGCAACTGTCGCAGTATCCAGGTTAAACATAAACGGCGCCTGGGTATCTGTGCCATAACGCTGATCATTGATATATAAATCAACTGACACTATCCCTGCTGTATCCGAATAATTCAATTCCACCGGAATAGTACCCGACACCACTCCGCTCGTCGGCGAAACAATACTAATCACCACACCTTCACTTGTACCTCCACCTCCACCTGAAGTGCCATTATTCACCGTGAAGGTAACTCCGGAAGAACCCTGGTTGCCCGCAGCATCAAATGCAATAGCACTTAATGTATTTTGACCGTCGGCTAATGATGTCGTGTCCAGCGTATACGCAAATGGTTCTTGGGTACTCTTGCCGTGAAGCGCACCATTCACATAATATTCTACCGACACTACACCCACATTGTCTGAATAACTGACTGCTACCGGAATAACACCCGAGACTTCACCGCCGGTTGGGTTGGTTATTGAAATATTCGGTGCTTTAGTGTCGCCCGTTCCGGGTACGCCTGAAGTATTGTTCAAAAACCAGCTTACAGAGCGGTAAACTTCGGTCGTGTTACCTGCCAGGTCGCTCACACGTGCGTAGATTTCAACATCAGGATCGCTCAACGCACCGCCCAGATCAACCACGGTAACGCCATGTTTTTCAGCAGCGCCTGCAAGATTATTACAACTACCGTCGGTCCCCAGAATACACACCATAAGACTATTGGGATTAATACCACTGCCCAGATCAACGGTGCCCACATGTAACCGCGATACGCCACCATTGCCATCGGCCGACGCCAGGTGCAATGTCGGTTTCTGGGTGTCTTTCAATTCCTGCGTTCCACCCGGCACGCCAATATCGATCCATCGCGACAACAAACCGAGCTCTTGTGCACTGATCGTAGTGGGATGGGGGGTACCTCCAAAATCAATATCATCCGCATATTGCGCATCGCTTCTGTTGTCTGTGCGATGATTCGCCGCCTTCCAGTAAAGCAGACTGCCGCGCGAATTGAATGCACGGATATAACGCGTCATCTGCGGGCGTTTAAATGACGTACCTGTGGTTCCTTCGCCTGTTACCGTCCGGTTTTCCGGTGCGACGCAGCTTTGACTATTATCGGCTACCAGGCACCACCAGGTGGAGTTTTGTGTATTGTTGTCGCTGCCGGTAACATCAAGTGCAAGTCCCGCAGCCGGCGCACTGCCACCGTGACACGATATGCAATGCTGATCAAAAATAGGTTTGATATCCTTGGTGAATTCAATACGCATGCCGTAACCCGGTATTGTACGCGTCTGAACAGCATTGCCCGATTTACCCGCCAGCAGCGGCACGGTGCCTTCGCCCAGGCGCGGAATGCTATACGCCGATGTTGCCGCAAACGTTGTCTCAAATTGAGTGCGCGCCGGTCTTGAATGTACATGACAGCCATTGCAGGTTTTCTGCTCGCCGGGACGCAGGCTCTGCCAGGTCTGGTCGGTATTCAGTGTGCGTCCGTCACAGTCCACGCCCTGCATTAAGTACGGCATATTTGCAGGCATGCGCACCAGAAAACTGGTATCGGGATGACCGCTTTGATCGATGATGCGGCTGCCATCTGTACTGCGGTTTAATACCGGAAATTCACCCAGAATTGAAACCCGCTCTCCAGTAATGTTGGCAATGTCTTTTACTGTATTCCTGCTCCGGTTCGGCATAACGCCGAGTATACGCACGCCGCACAGATCATCATCAGTATAATCAATGGTGTCGGTACCCTGGAGATTAAATTGATGCTCTCCGGCAAAATGTATCCCGTCCCTGGGATCGGTTTCACGATCGGTAACCGACGCAGCGCCGAGCAGCCCAAAAGGTGTACCCGTTTCCAGGCTCGCATGGGTGGTGCGCACATCCGCCCGCTCAATGACTGCCGGTCGATCAACACCATGGATGACAAAGTACGGAACAACTGCCCGCCCCATAATCTCATGCCAGTCCGGCGAATCAACAATGAGCTCCAGATCGCTTGGATGCTGCGACGGGATCCGGGTAGCGCGGTAGAGACCCACATCGCACCCTGGCGTATCCAAACCCAGCGATGTGATCAAATTCATGGCCACGCCGCTGCCATCACCATTTGTTAACGGCGGCGCAACCATACCGAATTCGGCAAAAATTTCATTCTTGGCAACTATACTGCACGTACCTTTTCCCCATGCCATCATCAGGCCATTATTCGGTAATGCAGCCGGGTGACCCAATTTACCGGCAAATGGCAGTGGATCGGTATAATTCGGATGATTAACGATTTGACCGCCAAGGCTACCCATCGTAAAAGACAATTTATCGAAATTGTGCGCCCAGAAAGCAAAGTTAATTGCATCGCGCGGCACAAAGATATCGCCAGGCGTTGTGGCTTCGTGCGGACCAATGCCTTCCTGGCCTTTCGGCTCAGGCATCACACCAACAAGCGATCCCAGTCCGTTATTATTGCCACGATAATAATCAGCAAACCAGATGCGGTCATCGCTCGTCTGCGTAATAAAATGCGATGCCTTATGGTTTACGCCAAAATAACTTGGATCAATATTACCGCTATGCTGTCCGTAAATCGGAAAATTACCTGCGCCATCCGGATCCTGGGCGTAAATATGAAACAAATTGTCAATTGTTGTAAAACCGCCCGCTTTTCCGTTTCCATGACGAAATGGTTGTCCACCGAAAATTTGCCAGCTTGTATAGGCCAAACGCCCATCCTTTAGCATGAATGGATGCTGTTCCTGTGATAGCGAATGATGGCTCGCCAAATCGGGATTTTTACCGTCCACGTCAACGGTCCAGATCCGGGTACCCATTCTTGATGCAGTAGATCCCCAGACCACTGTCGTTGTATGTTCGTCTCTGGTTGATGTGAATGCAATACGCTCGTTACTGATAAATGCAGGCCCGGAGTCATAGATACCTGCTTGATAAGGCATTTCAACGAGCGCTCCGGTTGAAATATTATAAAAGTGCAGATGAGCACCCTCTGTTGCCAGTCTTTTGTTGGGTAGTACTATTCTACCGAGATAAACGGGATCAGCTTCCGGGTGTAGAACCTGTGAATGAATATTCTCCTGATAATTAAACAGGTTGCCGCGGAAAACTGTAAATGCTATCGTTTTACCATCGAAAGAAACCGCAGGATCAAGTGCCGCACAAGATTTCGTTTGTGTGGTTTCTGCCGAGCAATTATAAATAATTGTCTCGTTACCCTTTCCATCGCGGTAAACAAGATTGCATGGCGCATTAAAAGTGGATAAAAAATTGGTCACATCAGGCAACACATCATAAACATCCAGGCCCTTCATACGCCTTGTGACTGTCTGTAATTGACCATTTATGGTGACATCGGCAGTAAGATCAAACTCCGTAGTTGTACGTTTACATTGAGAGTAAACAATAGCTTCCTGAGCATAAGCAACCGGAAAGTTAAATAAACCGAGTAAAAAGATAACAAAAAATTGTTTTATTCTAATTGACATTACAAAAACCTTATTTATTCTAATTATAGAAATAATAATTATTTCCACCTGCAATCAGTTTTATTTACAACCTATTTCTGATTAATTTTTTTGATAGATTTAAACGTTTGTTTCGGAGTATAGAAATATCAATGACAATTAATAGATCAATTGACTTTCCAACTAAATTGCCAAACTATCTCAAGTGCTCGCGTATGAAAAATTGGGAATGCTGATAAAAATATTTGAACCGTACGTGGGCCATGTGCATATTTATAAATTTCAACTTGATCTCGAAAACATATTAATCAATGCAACCATCAAGATGTCTAAAAGGAAGTGAGATTTTAATAGTAAAGAACCAACATAGATTTTTGTTCAAATTTTAATTGCCAGAATTTATAGCATAAGGCTATACGATTTAAGAGCGTGTAAAGTATACAGATAAAAACAGATATCGTGTGATTAATTTACACATATTTTTAATTAAATTATGCCAATAAGCAATTCTTTTGTTAACACTATGAAAATACTTAAAACATTGATAACAATTCAATACAGATCTTAGATTTTGTGAATTGAACAAAAACTCTTCTTAGAATCAAATAAATTAAGCTGATAAAAAATTTTGCCACTTGTGGCTATCAAAAAATAACTATTTACGGCATGAAAAAAGCGCCAATTCTAACACTTCTGATCGATCTGAACAGCGAAAATAAAGAGTTAGTTGATTAATATCAAATGGTTGGATAATCCAGTGATCGATATTAATACATATTTTTCGGAATACGCTGAATTTGATCACTGCGAATTTATTCGGGTAGCTTCAGATTGAAGTTGAAATTCGTGGACAGTCTGCGACATTCGGTTTGAATTCGTTAAGGTTATTTTTGGAGGCGGGGGTCGGAATCGAACCGGCGTAGACGGCTTTGCAGGCCGCTGCATAACCACTCTGCCACCCCGCCTTTAAAATATGCGTACGGCAATATCTACTTCTCGCCTGCATGCAAAATGTAGGAATTGAAGGAAGATACATTAATTACAAAATGGAGCGGGAAACGAGGCTCGAACTCGCGACCCCAACCTTGGCAAGGTTGTGCTCTACCACTGAGCTATTCCCGCGTTAAGTACTATCAGAAGTTTTCTTTTTGACAAAAGCTAACGCCCAAGAGACAAGGCGAAGATTATAGAGATCCTGTGTTTTTTGTCAAGACACATGTGTAAAGAACATCCGATCAGGATTCCGCGTGCAGTCCGACGACTTCAACTTCATCAATACTATGTATGGTAGCACCCATAGAATTAATCGTCTCCAAAACAACATCAAATTGAATATGATCACCCTCTATAACAAGAACTGTTGTTTCGGTCTGCTCATCCACTTCGACGACTGAATATTTAATATGACAATCAAGACAATGTTCGGCCAGGACGCTGGCAAATTCTAGCCCATTGGGCTGATGCGGCTTGAGCACGTCAAGCACCATACGTTTTACTTTTACCATAGCAACTTCAGGATGGAAAGTG
It includes:
- a CDS encoding Ig-like domain-containing protein, whose product is MSIRIKQFFVIFLLGLFNFPVAYAQEAIVYSQCKRTTTEFDLTADVTINGQLQTVTRRMKGLDVYDVLPDVTNFLSTFNAPCNLVYRDGKGNETIIYNCSAETTQTKSCAALDPAVSFDGKTIAFTVFRGNLFNYQENIHSQVLHPEADPVYLGRIVLPNKRLATEGAHLHFYNISTGALVEMPYQAGIYDSGPAFISNERIAFTSTRDEHTTTVVWGSTASRMGTRIWTVDVDGKNPDLASHHSLSQEQHPFMLKDGRLAYTSWQIFGGQPFRHGNGKAGGFTTIDNLFHIYAQDPDGAGNFPIYGQHSGNIDPSYFGVNHKASHFITQTSDDRIWFADYYRGNNNGLGSLVGVMPEPKGQEGIGPHEATTPGDIFVPRDAINFAFWAHNFDKLSFTMGSLGGQIVNHPNYTDPLPFAGKLGHPAALPNNGLMMAWGKGTCSIVAKNEIFAEFGMVAPPLTNGDGSGVAMNLITSLGLDTPGCDVGLYRATRIPSQHPSDLELIVDSPDWHEIMGRAVVPYFVIHGVDRPAVIERADVRTTHASLETGTPFGLLGAASVTDRETDPRDGIHFAGEHQFNLQGTDTIDYTDDDLCGVRILGVMPNRSRNTVKDIANITGERVSILGEFPVLNRSTDGSRIIDQSGHPDTSFLVRMPANMPYLMQGVDCDGRTLNTDQTWQSLRPGEQKTCNGCHVHSRPARTQFETTFAATSAYSIPRLGEGTVPLLAGKSGNAVQTRTIPGYGMRIEFTKDIKPIFDQHCISCHGGSAPAAGLALDVTGSDNNTQNSTWWCLVADNSQSCVAPENRTVTGEGTTGTSFKRPQMTRYIRAFNSRGSLLYWKAANHRTDNRSDAQYADDIDFGGTPHPTTISAQELGLLSRWIDIGVPGGTQELKDTQKPTLHLASADGNGGVSRLHVGTVDLGSGINPNSLMVCILGTDGSCNNLAGAAEKHGVTVVDLGGALSDPDVEIYARVSDLAGNTTEVYRSVSWFLNNTSGVPGTGDTKAPNISITNPTGGEVSGVIPVAVSYSDNVGVVSVEYYVNGALHGKSTQEPFAYTLDTTSLADGQNTLSAIAFDAAGNQGSSGVTFTVNNGTSGGGGGTSEGVVISIVSPTSGVVSGTIPVELNYSDTAGIVSVDLYINDQRYGTDTQAPFMFNLDTATVADGDYVLTAHAFDAKGQQYISGNVAISVRNNSSSSDTQSPRIGITSPISGEVVSGIKPVTFNVFDDVGAVRVEFYANDVFVGASEKAPFTINWDTTQTANGPGYIQAYAFDRAGNKGVSFKFILTIDNNNPTPALDTKTPVISIVSPVAGTVSGTIPVDFSYSDNVGVVSVDLYANGQLVGKNTQAPFTFTLDTNAMTNGDYRLTAHAFDKAGNKGVSNAVAITVSNNSESNNSASNTTDTQNPRIGITSPVSGEVVSGIKPVTFNVFDDVGAVRVEFYANDVFVGASEKAPFTINWDTTQTANGPGYIQAYAFDRAGNKGVSFRFILTVDNNNTVTALDTKTPVISIVSPVAGTVSGTIPVDFSYSDNVGVVSVDLYANGQLVGKNTQAPFTFTLDTNAMTNGDYRLTAHAFDKAGNKGVSNAVAITVSNNSESNNSASNTTDTQNPRIGITSPVSGEVVSGIKPVTFNVFDDVGAVRVEFYANDVFVGASEKAPFTINWDTTQTANGPGYIQAYAFDRAGNKGASFRFILTVDNNNSTNSSTDTQNPRIGITSPVSGEIVSGVKPVTFNVFDDVGADRVELYANDVFVGASEKAPFTINWDTTQMTDGPGYIQAYAFDQAGNKGVSFRFIITVDNN
- a CDS encoding DUF211 domain-containing protein, which translates into the protein MVKVKRMVLDVLKPHQPNGLEFASVLAEHCLDCHIKYSVVEVDEQTETTVLVIEGDHIQFDVVLETINSMGATIHSIDEVEVVGLHAES